In Streptantibioticus cattleyicolor NRRL 8057 = DSM 46488, a genomic segment contains:
- a CDS encoding pyridoxamine 5'-phosphate oxidase family protein, translated as MTATQRRGRRIMMTGRELDAYLTGQRTCRVATVAADGTPHAGALWFGWTGGSLWLYSLVRSRRWAHLRADPRIAVLVDDGEEYGELRGVELTGTAVFVGEAPRTGLPCPELRAPERDFAAKYFGADAMPHDGRHAWLRLTPDRIVSWDFRKL; from the coding sequence ATGACCGCGACGCAGCGGCGGGGCCGCAGGATCATGATGACCGGGCGGGAGCTGGACGCCTATCTCACCGGGCAGCGCACCTGCCGGGTGGCCACCGTCGCGGCGGACGGCACGCCGCACGCCGGCGCCCTGTGGTTCGGGTGGACCGGCGGCTCGCTGTGGCTGTACTCCCTGGTGCGCAGCCGCCGTTGGGCACACCTGCGCGCCGATCCGCGGATCGCGGTGCTGGTGGACGACGGCGAGGAGTACGGGGAGCTGCGCGGCGTGGAGCTGACCGGCACCGCCGTCTTCGTCGGCGAGGCACCGCGCACCGGGCTGCCCTGTCCCGAACTCCGGGCGCCGGAACGGGACTTCGCCGCCAAGTACTTCGGGGCGGACGCCATGCCGCACGACGGGCGCCACGCGTGGCTGCGGCTGACCCCCGACCGGATCGTGTCGTGGGACTTCCGCAAGCTGTGA
- a CDS encoding LysR family transcriptional regulator, producing the protein MLSLERLRVLHAIDTYGSVSGAAEALRVTTSAISQQMGKLEKETGQQMLVKSGRGVRLTDAARLLSGHAERILSMVELAHSELEAHRGAAVGTLAIGTFATAARGLFPAAFAALRADHPRLRPHLREMEPSESVPGLMRGDIDLAVVLDWYNKPLPRPEGLAKAELLDDVVDVAVPSGHRLAGRAEVDLDDFADDDWIAWPAGEFCHESLLFTMRGKGIEPRIAHFAGEHQTQLAFVAAGLGVAVTPRLGRGPVPEGVRVIPVRHTLHRHVYAIWRTDADRRPAVRAMVAALRAAGRR; encoded by the coding sequence ATGTTGAGTCTGGAGCGGCTGCGCGTCCTGCACGCCATCGACACCTACGGCTCGGTGAGCGGCGCCGCCGAGGCGCTGCGGGTGACCACCTCGGCCATCTCGCAGCAGATGGGCAAGCTGGAGAAGGAGACCGGCCAGCAGATGCTGGTCAAGAGCGGGCGCGGGGTGCGGCTGACGGACGCGGCGCGGCTGCTCTCCGGCCACGCCGAGCGCATCCTGTCCATGGTCGAGCTGGCCCACTCCGAACTGGAGGCCCACCGCGGCGCCGCCGTGGGCACCCTGGCCATCGGCACTTTCGCCACCGCCGCCCGCGGACTCTTCCCGGCCGCCTTCGCCGCGCTGCGCGCCGACCACCCCCGGCTCCGCCCGCACCTGCGCGAGATGGAGCCCAGCGAGTCGGTGCCCGGGCTGATGCGCGGCGACATCGACCTGGCCGTGGTCCTCGACTGGTACAACAAACCGCTGCCCCGCCCCGAGGGGCTGGCCAAGGCCGAGCTGCTGGACGACGTGGTGGACGTCGCCGTGCCCAGCGGCCATCGGCTCGCCGGCCGCGCCGAGGTGGACCTGGACGACTTCGCCGACGACGACTGGATCGCCTGGCCGGCCGGCGAGTTCTGCCACGAATCCCTGCTGTTCACCATGCGCGGCAAGGGCATCGAACCGCGCATCGCGCACTTCGCCGGGGAACACCAGACGCAGCTCGCCTTCGTCGCCGCCGGACTCGGCGTCGCGGTCACCCCGCGCCTGGGCCGCGGCCCGGTCCCCGAGGGGGTGCGCGTCATCCCGGTACGCCACACGCTGCACCGCCACGTCTACGCGATATGGCGCACCGACGCCGACCGCCGGCCGGCCGTCCGCGCCATGGTGGCCGCCCTGCGCGCGGCGGGGCGGCGCTGA
- a CDS encoding pyridoxamine 5'-phosphate oxidase family protein produces MSEAAAQPGASYPVTERNVPTRSRDRADYDRTMVHAILDEGYVCHLGFVRDGAPVVLPTLYGRVGERLYVHGSTGSRPLRAAGGDEGLPVCLTVTLVDGLVLARSAFHHSINYRSVVVHGTAYQVTDPAERALALDALVDHVLPGRADDSRRADAKELAATAVVRLDLEEVSAKLRTGGPNDDPDDLALPYWSGVLPVTRGYGTPIPADDLDPAVPAPGYLTNAAVRSGC; encoded by the coding sequence ATGTCCGAGGCCGCCGCCCAGCCCGGGGCCAGCTATCCGGTCACCGAACGCAACGTGCCCACCCGCTCCCGGGACCGGGCCGACTACGACCGGACGATGGTCCACGCGATCCTCGACGAGGGGTACGTCTGCCACCTCGGCTTCGTGCGCGACGGCGCCCCGGTCGTGCTGCCCACCCTCTACGGACGGGTCGGCGAGCGGCTCTACGTGCACGGCTCCACCGGTTCCCGTCCGCTGCGCGCCGCCGGCGGCGACGAGGGGCTGCCGGTGTGCCTGACCGTGACGCTGGTGGACGGGCTGGTGCTGGCCCGTTCCGCCTTCCACCACTCGATCAACTACCGCTCGGTGGTCGTGCACGGCACCGCGTACCAGGTGACCGACCCGGCCGAACGGGCCCTCGCGCTCGACGCCCTCGTCGACCACGTGCTCCCCGGCCGCGCCGACGACTCCCGGCGCGCCGACGCCAAGGAACTGGCGGCCACCGCGGTGGTCCGCCTCGACCTGGAGGAGGTCTCCGCCAAGCTCCGTACCGGCGGCCCCAACGACGACCCGGACGACCTCGCCCTGCCCTACTGGAGCGGGGTCCTTCCGGTCACCCGCGGCTACGGCACCCCGATCCCCGCCGACGACCTCGACCCGGCCGTCCCCGCACCCGGTTACCTGACCAACGCCGCCGTGAGGTCCGGATGCTGA
- a CDS encoding FMN-binding negative transcriptional regulator, whose amino-acid sequence MLIHPWDAASDDTEWQTFLAGHDFGQLAVNGLPGEPPHVQPLHFAYDPAAGDVVGHLARPNPIWAALEADPQVVLSVVDDYAYIPTTWHAPADIPPEHGVPTSYYAAVQLRCTAHLVDDPADKAALLTRQLGHFQPAGDHGEPAPDHGPYARMLPGIRGLRLDVTEVRAKFKYGGNKPREIQYRVSELLADRDAPHDAAARRHQLRRLGAR is encoded by the coding sequence ATGCTGATCCACCCCTGGGACGCGGCCAGCGACGACACCGAGTGGCAGACCTTCCTGGCCGGCCACGACTTCGGCCAGCTCGCGGTCAACGGGCTGCCCGGCGAGCCGCCGCACGTCCAGCCGCTGCACTTCGCCTACGACCCGGCCGCCGGTGACGTGGTGGGCCACCTCGCCCGCCCCAACCCGATCTGGGCCGCCCTGGAGGCCGACCCCCAGGTCGTGCTGAGCGTGGTCGACGACTACGCCTACATCCCCACCACCTGGCACGCTCCCGCCGACATCCCGCCCGAGCACGGTGTGCCCACCAGCTACTACGCCGCCGTCCAACTGCGTTGCACCGCGCACCTGGTGGACGACCCGGCGGACAAGGCCGCGCTCCTCACCCGCCAGCTCGGCCACTTCCAGCCGGCCGGCGACCACGGCGAACCGGCCCCCGACCACGGCCCGTACGCCCGCATGCTGCCGGGCATCCGCGGGCTGCGGCTGGACGTCACCGAGGTGCGGGCCAAGTTCAAGTACGGCGGCAACAAGCCCCGTGAGATCCAGTACCGGGTCAGCGAGTTGCTGGCCGACCGGGACGCCCCGCACGACGCGGCGGCCCGCCGCCACCAACTGCGCCGTCTCGGCGCCCGTTAG
- a CDS encoding DMT family transporter codes for MAAGRGLLRLALAATSWGTAGAAAALVFRQGQLGPVALSFWRYAGAIVVLLAARAVTGRGWRRPPAVRRVLVTGAGLAVFNTAYFAAVQDTGLAVGTVVTMGANPVVVAIGARALLGERLGRGGWTAVLGALAGLAVLMLGGGQGAGAVRPAGVGWALLSAAGAAVVTLGSRFARDGGADEDPLATTTWAFGVGAVCLLPLAAWQGLWPHTADLGRTVALIGYLAAIPTALGYALYFAGVTVVRAATAAVVALIEPVATAVIAVALLGEELTVTTVVGTVVLIGAVAALAVAEARTAPVG; via the coding sequence GTGGCGGCCGGGCGGGGGTTGCTGCGCCTGGCGTTGGCGGCGACGTCGTGGGGTACCGCGGGCGCCGCGGCGGCCCTGGTCTTCCGGCAGGGGCAGTTGGGGCCGGTGGCCCTGTCGTTCTGGCGGTACGCGGGCGCCATCGTCGTGCTGCTGGCCGCGCGGGCGGTGACCGGACGGGGGTGGCGTCGGCCCCCGGCGGTACGCCGCGTGCTGGTCACCGGGGCCGGGCTGGCGGTCTTCAACACGGCCTACTTCGCGGCCGTCCAGGACACCGGGCTGGCCGTCGGCACCGTGGTGACGATGGGCGCCAACCCCGTGGTGGTGGCGATCGGCGCCCGGGCGCTGCTCGGGGAACGCCTCGGGCGCGGCGGCTGGACGGCGGTGCTGGGCGCGCTCGCCGGGCTGGCGGTGCTGATGCTGGGCGGCGGACAAGGGGCGGGCGCGGTGCGGCCGGCCGGGGTCGGCTGGGCGCTGCTGTCCGCGGCCGGGGCGGCGGTGGTGACGCTGGGCAGCCGGTTCGCCCGGGACGGCGGCGCGGACGAGGATCCGCTGGCGACCACCACGTGGGCGTTCGGGGTGGGCGCGGTCTGCCTGCTGCCGCTCGCGGCGTGGCAGGGGCTGTGGCCGCACACCGCCGACCTGGGGCGGACGGTGGCGCTCATCGGGTATCTGGCGGCGATACCGACGGCGTTGGGGTACGCGCTGTACTTCGCCGGGGTGACGGTGGTGCGGGCGGCCACCGCGGCGGTGGTCGCGTTGATCGAGCCGGTGGCCACCGCGGTGATCGCGGTGGCGCTGCTGGGTGAGGAGCTGACGGTCACCACGGTGGTCGGCACCGTGGTGCTGATCGGCGCGGTGGCCGCGTTGGCGGTGGCCGAGGCGCGCACCGCCCCGGTCGGCTGA
- a CDS encoding EamA family transporter — translation MHGASGRRAGLVPALVSAVAFGGSGVAAKPLIEAGLGPLHVVWLRVTGAAVVLLPVALRHLDAPRRRPGLLVGFGLLAVAGVQACYFAALSRIPVGVALLVEYLAPALVLGWVRFVQRRHVSRSAAVGVVLAAAGLAGVVEVWQGLRFDALGLLLAVGAACCQVGYFVLADHGGDGEDAVDPLAVIAYGLLVGAAVLTVVARPWEMRWSVLAHQVPFGGRTVPAILLLGWVVLVATVVAYLTGVVSVRRLSPQVAGVVACLEAVVATVLAWLLLHEYLGAPQLVGGALVLTGAFIAQTAAPSDGSSVTVAAEPVAEAARPAPDGSPGR, via the coding sequence ATGCATGGGGCTTCAGGGCGAAGGGCCGGTCTGGTGCCGGCCTTGGTGTCGGCGGTGGCGTTCGGCGGTTCGGGTGTCGCCGCCAAACCGCTGATCGAGGCGGGGCTCGGGCCGCTGCACGTGGTATGGCTGCGGGTGACCGGCGCGGCCGTGGTCCTGCTGCCGGTCGCGCTGCGCCACCTGGACGCGCCCCGGCGCCGCCCCGGACTCCTCGTCGGATTCGGGCTGCTGGCCGTCGCCGGGGTCCAGGCGTGCTACTTCGCGGCCCTGTCCCGGATCCCGGTCGGGGTCGCGCTGCTGGTGGAGTACCTCGCGCCGGCGCTGGTGCTGGGGTGGGTGCGGTTCGTGCAGCGGCGGCACGTCAGCCGCTCGGCCGCGGTCGGCGTGGTGCTGGCGGCGGCCGGGCTCGCCGGGGTGGTCGAGGTGTGGCAGGGGCTGCGGTTCGACGCGCTCGGGCTGCTGCTCGCGGTCGGCGCGGCCTGCTGCCAGGTCGGGTACTTCGTCCTGGCCGACCACGGCGGTGACGGCGAGGACGCGGTGGATCCGCTGGCCGTGATCGCGTACGGGCTGCTGGTCGGCGCCGCCGTACTCACCGTGGTGGCCCGCCCCTGGGAGATGCGCTGGAGCGTCCTGGCCCACCAGGTGCCGTTCGGCGGCCGGACGGTCCCGGCGATCCTGCTGCTCGGCTGGGTCGTCCTGGTGGCCACCGTGGTCGCCTACCTGACCGGGGTGGTCTCGGTACGCCGGCTCTCGCCGCAGGTGGCCGGCGTGGTGGCGTGCCTGGAGGCGGTCGTGGCCACGGTGCTCGCCTGGCTGCTGCTCCACGAGTACCTGGGCGCCCCCCAACTCGTCGGCGGCGCGCTGGTGTTGACCGGCGCCTTCATAGCGCAGACGGCGGCCCCGTCCGACGGTTCCTCGGTCACGGTCGCGGCGGAGCCGGTGGCGGAGGCCGCGCGGCCGGCGCCGGACGGTTCGCCGGGCCGCTGA
- a CDS encoding Clp protease N-terminal domain-containing protein yields MHSDIRPEDPASSETPPPPAGDGASAADAAGPRYGPQLGAVVFSARRRAARDGDRQTDTAHLLHSLLETDPGCWETAGAGPGQLVRVLAYLVQRTIGYGMRWRGTVEDSGAIPVAVARPEPGWSPAATAALRDAAARAAHRGAAHADGADLLAALAADPECRAAEVLRAAGVDPAALTPRPTGGYDPDCQGRRG; encoded by the coding sequence GTGCACAGCGACATCCGGCCCGAGGACCCGGCCAGCAGCGAGACCCCGCCACCCCCGGCCGGTGACGGCGCGTCCGCGGCCGACGCGGCCGGACCGCGGTACGGGCCCCAGCTCGGCGCGGTCGTCTTCAGCGCCCGCCGCCGCGCCGCCCGGGACGGTGACCGCCAGACCGACACCGCCCATCTGCTGCACTCCCTGCTGGAGACCGACCCCGGCTGCTGGGAGACGGCCGGCGCCGGCCCGGGCCAGCTCGTGCGGGTCCTCGCCTACCTGGTGCAGCGCACCATCGGTTACGGCATGCGGTGGCGCGGCACGGTGGAGGACTCCGGGGCGATCCCGGTGGCCGTGGCCCGCCCCGAGCCGGGCTGGAGCCCGGCGGCCACCGCCGCGTTGCGGGACGCCGCCGCCCGCGCCGCGCACCGGGGCGCCGCGCACGCCGACGGCGCCGATCTGCTGGCCGCCCTCGCCGCCGACCCCGAGTGCCGGGCGGCCGAGGTGCTGCGCGCCGCCGGTGTCGACCCGGCCGCGCTGACACCCCGGCCGACCGGCGGGTACGACCCCGACTGCCAGGGGCGACGCGGATGA
- a CDS encoding pyridoxine/pyridoxamine 5'-phosphate oxidase, which produces MSGTEAEALRVRLRTTPALTGPFPAFEVSRAEAAPGPLFLRWLTEALDDGVPEPHVTTLSTADERGRPSARVLMLRDVDPDRCAFRFASEAASRKGRELAANPYAALSWYWPRHGRQIRAAGPVAVLDRAAARADFLGRGEASRISGFTGSMSAPLESEGAYADARERARRTVAAEPEAVPDGHTVYELRAEEMEFFQGDPARFHRRLCYHRQDGNWTSGLLWP; this is translated from the coding sequence GTGAGCGGGACCGAAGCCGAAGCGCTGCGCGTCAGACTGCGCACCACCCCGGCGCTGACCGGGCCCTTCCCCGCGTTCGAGGTGTCCCGGGCGGAGGCCGCCCCGGGGCCGCTCTTCCTGCGCTGGCTCACCGAGGCGCTCGACGACGGCGTCCCCGAACCCCATGTGACGACCCTGAGCACCGCCGACGAACGGGGACGCCCCTCCGCCCGGGTGCTGATGCTGCGGGACGTCGACCCGGATCGGTGCGCCTTCCGGTTCGCCAGCGAGGCGGCCAGCCGCAAGGGGCGCGAGCTGGCGGCCAACCCGTACGCGGCGCTGAGTTGGTACTGGCCCCGGCACGGCCGGCAGATCCGCGCCGCGGGCCCGGTCGCCGTACTCGACCGGGCCGCCGCCCGGGCCGACTTCCTCGGCCGTGGCGAGGCGTCGCGGATCTCGGGGTTCACCGGTTCGATGAGCGCCCCGCTGGAGAGCGAAGGCGCCTACGCCGATGCCCGGGAACGGGCCCGCCGCACGGTCGCCGCCGAACCGGAGGCGGTCCCCGACGGCCACACCGTCTACGAACTGCGCGCCGAGGAGATGGAGTTCTTCCAGGGCGACCCGGCCCGCTTCCACCGCAGACTGTGCTACCACCGGCAGGACGGGAACTGGACCTCCGGCCTGCTGTGGCCCTGA
- a CDS encoding PadR family transcriptional regulator yields the protein MRSHGNGHGHGYEGGQRHRGHGEHESRRAAFGPFGPPFGGGGHFGGGGFFGPGGRGRGGGRGRARRGDVRASILALLKERPMHGYEMIREIAERSGGAWKPSPGSVYPTLQLLEDEGLIDSVTEGGKKLFTLTDAGREEAAAGPEAPWEEAGRGVDWEAMQEIRQAGFGLVEAFRQVWSTGSPAQREKAVAVVNEARKRLYMILAEED from the coding sequence ATGCGTTCGCACGGAAACGGACATGGACACGGCTACGAGGGCGGACAGCGCCACCGGGGCCACGGGGAGCACGAGTCGCGGCGCGCGGCCTTCGGGCCGTTCGGGCCGCCGTTCGGCGGCGGCGGACACTTCGGCGGTGGCGGGTTCTTCGGACCCGGCGGCCGAGGGCGAGGTGGCGGCCGGGGACGCGCCCGCCGCGGCGACGTCCGGGCCTCGATCCTGGCCCTGCTGAAGGAACGGCCGATGCACGGCTACGAGATGATCAGGGAGATCGCCGAACGCAGCGGCGGCGCCTGGAAACCCAGCCCCGGCTCGGTCTACCCCACCTTGCAACTGCTGGAGGACGAGGGCCTGATCGACAGCGTCACCGAGGGCGGCAAGAAGCTCTTCACCCTCACCGACGCCGGCCGCGAGGAGGCCGCGGCGGGCCCCGAGGCCCCCTGGGAGGAGGCCGGGCGCGGCGTCGACTGGGAGGCGATGCAGGAGATCCGGCAGGCCGGCTTCGGCCTGGTGGAAGCCTTCCGCCAGGTCTGGTCCACCGGCAGCCCCGCCCAGCGGGAGAAGGCCGTCGCCGTGGTCAACGAGGCCCGCAAGCGGCTGTACATGATCCTCGCCGAGGAGGACTGA
- a CDS encoding PhzF family phenazine biosynthesis protein, translated as MRIRYVDAFAERPFTGNPAAVVVLDGDRFPAEEGMQRLAAEVNLAETAFTHRLPEGGPAGWALRWFTPVTEVAMCGHATLATAHVLHTTGAATGAVRFATRGGVLGASAAGDGRITLDFPAAPLTRLDPVPAGVAEALGTAPLAAYDTGPDVGDLLVEVADEETVRALAPDLAAVAALEHRGVIVTARAADRGTGDGAGYDVVSRFFGPAVGIPEDPVTGSAHTALAPLWAPRLGRTELTGFQASARTGLVRCALRGDRVLLIGSAVTVIEGDLLVAL; from the coding sequence ATGAGGATCCGTTACGTCGACGCCTTCGCCGAACGCCCCTTCACCGGCAACCCGGCCGCCGTGGTCGTGCTGGACGGCGACCGGTTCCCGGCCGAGGAGGGCATGCAGCGGCTGGCCGCCGAGGTCAACCTGGCCGAGACCGCCTTCACCCACCGGCTGCCCGAGGGCGGCCCGGCCGGGTGGGCGCTGCGCTGGTTCACCCCGGTCACCGAGGTCGCCATGTGCGGCCACGCGACGCTGGCCACCGCGCACGTCCTGCACACCACCGGCGCGGCCACCGGTGCCGTGCGCTTCGCCACCCGCGGCGGCGTACTGGGCGCGAGCGCGGCCGGGGACGGCCGGATCACCCTCGACTTCCCGGCGGCCCCGCTCACCCGGCTCGACCCGGTCCCCGCCGGGGTCGCCGAGGCGCTGGGCACGGCACCGCTGGCGGCCTACGACACCGGGCCCGACGTGGGCGACCTGCTGGTGGAGGTGGCCGACGAGGAGACGGTACGCGCGCTGGCGCCCGACCTGGCGGCGGTGGCGGCCCTGGAACACCGCGGAGTGATCGTCACCGCCCGCGCCGCCGACCGCGGTACGGGAGACGGAGCCGGGTACGACGTCGTCTCGCGGTTCTTCGGCCCCGCGGTCGGCATCCCGGAGGACCCGGTGACCGGCAGCGCCCACACCGCGCTCGCCCCGCTGTGGGCGCCCCGGCTCGGCCGAACGGAGCTGACGGGGTTTCAGGCGTCGGCCCGCACCGGTCTGGTGCGTTGCGCGCTGCGCGGCGACCGCGTCCTGTTGATCGGCTCCGCGGTCACCGTGATCGAGGGCGACCTGCTCGTCGCGTTGTGA
- a CDS encoding CPBP family intramembrane glutamic endopeptidase has product MLRDETLLVLALSLGASAVSALISFVGDLTRPGPLKNQAARLVTSAAPGRPWLDLVWQVFGIATALVPVALVAHLLTREGAGLRVIGFDLRRPIGDLARGALVAAVIGGTGLGLYLGARASGFNLTVVPESLPHVWWRIPVLVLAAVENAVLEEVVVVGYLLRRLDRLGWSPAAAPAASAVLRGSYHLYQGVGGLVGNMVMGVVFVLLYRRWGRVGPLVAAHALIDTVAFVGYALLAGKVGWLPTA; this is encoded by the coding sequence ATGCTGCGCGACGAGACGCTGCTGGTGCTGGCGTTGTCGCTGGGGGCGAGCGCGGTGTCGGCGCTGATCAGCTTCGTCGGGGACCTGACGCGGCCGGGGCCGTTGAAGAACCAGGCGGCGCGGTTGGTGACCTCGGCGGCGCCGGGGCGGCCGTGGCTCGATCTGGTGTGGCAGGTGTTCGGGATCGCCACCGCGTTGGTGCCGGTGGCGTTGGTGGCCCATCTGCTCACCCGGGAGGGCGCCGGGCTGCGGGTGATCGGGTTCGATCTGCGCCGGCCCATCGGCGACCTGGCCCGGGGCGCGCTGGTGGCGGCGGTGATCGGCGGCACCGGGCTCGGCCTCTACCTCGGTGCGCGGGCGTCCGGCTTCAACCTCACCGTGGTGCCCGAGTCGCTGCCGCACGTGTGGTGGCGGATCCCGGTGCTGGTACTGGCGGCGGTGGAGAACGCCGTGCTGGAGGAGGTCGTCGTCGTCGGCTATCTGCTGCGCAGGCTGGACCGGCTGGGGTGGAGCCCGGCGGCGGCGCCGGCCGCGAGCGCGGTGCTACGCGGTTCGTACCACTTGTACCAGGGGGTCGGCGGGCTGGTCGGCAACATGGTGATGGGTGTGGTCTTCGTGCTGCTGTACCGGCGGTGGGGGCGGGTCGGTCCGCTGGTGGCGGCGCACGCGCTGATCGACACGGTGGCCTTCGTCGGGTACGCGCTGCTGGCCGGCAAGGTGGGGTGGCTGCCCACCGCGTGA